In Acidimicrobiales bacterium, a single window of DNA contains:
- a CDS encoding LmeA family phospholipid-binding protein, with amino-acid sequence MIVLALLGVVLAAVDQGARVFAEAKLAARAGEAATDESATSASITSFPFLGRLLVSGSVAEVRVRVDGPTAGGLRLSTVLVEASGVVVDRSALTSGRVRVEGIDSGSVAIEVDGAALAEAVNLPVTIGDGRVGVGVGGATVTADAEVDDGSLVLRVAGAPALRVPVARTGLVPCAVTTLAIVGDRVRLACEVDQLPEALRR; translated from the coding sequence GTGATCGTCCTCGCCCTGCTGGGCGTGGTGCTGGCCGCGGTCGACCAGGGTGCGCGCGTCTTCGCAGAGGCGAAGCTGGCCGCCCGGGCCGGCGAGGCGGCCACGGACGAGTCGGCGACGTCGGCCTCCATCACCTCCTTCCCCTTCCTCGGCCGGCTCCTCGTCTCGGGGTCGGTGGCTGAGGTGCGGGTACGCGTCGACGGGCCGACAGCGGGCGGGCTGCGCCTCTCGACCGTCCTGGTCGAGGCGTCGGGTGTGGTGGTCGACCGCTCCGCCCTGACGTCGGGCCGGGTCCGGGTGGAGGGCATCGACTCCGGCTCGGTGGCGATCGAGGTCGACGGCGCCGCGCTGGCCGAGGCGGTGAACCTGCCGGTGACGATCGGCGACGGGCGGGTGGGCGTCGGTGTGGGCGGCGCCACGGTGACGGCCGACGCCGAGGTCGACGACGGCTCGCTGGTGCTGAGGGTGGCGGGAGCGCCGGCGCTGCGGGTGCCCGTCGCCCGCACCGGGCTGGTCCCGTGCGCGGTGACGACGCTGGCCATCGTCGGCGACCGCGTCCGCCTCGCCTGCGAGGTCGACCAGCTGCCCGAGGCGCTGCGCCGGTGA
- a CDS encoding NIL domain-containing protein, with translation MSEQSRRPTGDRRNVRVRLTFPEHLITEPVLARMMRRFDVEPNIRRAKVEETVGWIVCELAGAADAVEAAIVWLREQGVEVDRLGDVVEG, from the coding sequence GTGAGCGAGCAGTCGCGCCGACCGACCGGCGACCGCCGCAACGTGCGCGTGCGCCTGACCTTCCCCGAGCACCTCATCACCGAGCCCGTGCTGGCACGCATGATGCGCCGTTTCGACGTCGAGCCGAACATCCGGCGGGCCAAGGTGGAGGAGACGGTGGGGTGGATCGTGTGCGAGCTGGCCGGCGCCGCCGACGCCGTGGAGGCCGCCATCGTCTGGCTGCGCGAGCAGGGCGTGGAGGTCGACCGGCTGGGCGACGTCGTCGAGGGCTGA
- a CDS encoding ATP-binding cassette domain-containing protein: protein MTSGGLRERAAHLRGRISLVDPVGRWWARQPTGLKVVAFAAALAFAIWYPTTISAKWQSVLFFPVGVYVVLALGLNIVVGAAGLLDLGYVAFYAVGAYTTAKLTTTSGLTAWEALPIAIALAMVAGVILGAPTLRLRGDYLAIVTLGFGEIVRIVAQNSESLGEARGITGIPHPSAVLGTEFRFDPLPYYYVTLAAAVLAVICSLRLGRSRVGRAWASIREDEDAAEAMGVHTFTMKLWAFAMGAAIGGMGGWIYASKVSFISPDNFPFFFSVIVLSAVVLGGMGSVPGVIAGGFAIAFLPEYLRDAAAGETLTRWLNTLTGGDVGTITEYRVLLFGLALVVMMVFRPQGLLPSRQRAAELAEAGPTGGLAGSIAVTEEPGPGEGAEVVDEVAAAEAAALAAEAGDASVLPEAVAEAAATGADVVLELRDVTMEFGGVVAMNKVSLGVERGQIFGIIGPNGAGKTTLFNCVTGVFRPTSGDIVLNGRSIVGRRPHRITEAGIARTFQNIRLFPNMTAVENVMVGADARHATSVPGALLGLPRHRREERTGRAEALRLLDYVGIAHRAGERGRNLPYGDQRRLEIARAIATGPSILLLDEPAAGMNPTEKRGLIELIRTIRSSGLTVVLIEHDMSLVMNVCDRLAVLDFGEKIAEGPPAEIQQDARVIEAYLGVAEDAS from the coding sequence ATGACCAGCGGGGGGCTGCGGGAGCGCGCCGCCCACCTCCGAGGCCGGATCTCGCTGGTCGACCCGGTGGGCCGGTGGTGGGCACGGCAGCCCACGGGGCTCAAGGTGGTCGCCTTCGCCGCCGCCCTCGCCTTCGCCATCTGGTACCCGACGACGATCTCCGCCAAGTGGCAGAGCGTGCTGTTCTTCCCGGTGGGTGTCTACGTCGTCCTGGCCCTGGGGTTGAACATCGTGGTCGGTGCGGCCGGGCTGCTCGACCTCGGGTACGTGGCGTTCTACGCCGTCGGCGCGTACACGACGGCCAAGCTCACCACCACGTCGGGACTCACCGCGTGGGAGGCGCTGCCCATCGCCATCGCGCTCGCCATGGTCGCCGGCGTCATCCTCGGCGCGCCCACGTTGCGCCTTCGGGGCGACTACCTGGCCATCGTCACCCTCGGCTTCGGCGAGATCGTGCGCATCGTGGCCCAGAACAGCGAGTCGCTCGGCGAGGCGCGGGGCATCACGGGCATCCCCCACCCGTCGGCCGTGCTCGGGACCGAGTTCCGGTTCGACCCGCTTCCCTATTACTACGTCACCCTGGCGGCGGCCGTCCTCGCCGTCATCTGCTCGCTCCGGCTCGGGCGCTCCCGTGTGGGGCGGGCATGGGCGTCGATTCGCGAGGACGAGGACGCCGCCGAGGCGATGGGCGTACACACGTTCACCATGAAGCTGTGGGCCTTCGCCATGGGCGCAGCCATCGGCGGCATGGGCGGGTGGATCTACGCCAGCAAGGTCAGCTTCATCAGCCCCGACAACTTCCCGTTCTTCTTCTCGGTCATCGTGCTCTCGGCCGTCGTCCTCGGCGGCATGGGATCGGTGCCGGGCGTCATCGCCGGAGGGTTCGCCATCGCCTTCCTGCCCGAGTACCTCCGCGACGCGGCGGCGGGCGAGACGCTCACCCGGTGGCTCAACACCCTCACCGGCGGGGACGTCGGCACCATCACCGAGTACCGGGTCCTGCTGTTCGGCCTCGCCCTCGTGGTCATGATGGTGTTCCGCCCCCAGGGCCTCCTCCCCAGCCGCCAGCGGGCGGCCGAGCTGGCAGAGGCGGGACCGACGGGCGGGCTGGCCGGCAGCATCGCCGTGACCGAGGAGCCGGGGCCCGGGGAGGGGGCGGAGGTGGTCGACGAGGTGGCGGCGGCCGAGGCGGCCGCTCTCGCGGCCGAGGCGGGCGACGCGAGCGTGCTTCCCGAAGCCGTCGCCGAGGCGGCCGCCACCGGCGCCGACGTCGTCCTCGAGCTGCGCGACGTGACCATGGAGTTCGGCGGCGTGGTCGCCATGAACAAGGTCTCGCTCGGTGTGGAGCGGGGGCAGATCTTCGGCATCATCGGCCCCAACGGGGCAGGCAAGACAACGCTGTTCAACTGCGTCACCGGCGTGTTCCGCCCGACGTCGGGCGACATCGTGCTCAACGGCCGCTCGATCGTCGGGCGGCGGCCGCACCGGATCACCGAGGCGGGCATCGCCCGCACGTTCCAGAACATCCGGCTGTTCCCGAACATGACGGCCGTCGAGAACGTGATGGTGGGCGCCGACGCCCGCCACGCCACCAGCGTCCCGGGCGCCCTGCTGGGGCTGCCCCGCCACCGCCGGGAGGAACGCACCGGGCGGGCCGAGGCGCTCCGCCTGCTCGACTACGTGGGGATCGCCCACCGGGCCGGCGAGCGGGGCCGCAACCTCCCCTACGGCGACCAACGCCGCCTGGAGATCGCCCGGGCCATCGCCACCGGGCCGAGCATCCTGCTCCTGGACGAGCCGGCGGCGGGCATGAACCCCACGGAGAAGCGGGGGCTGATCGAGCTGATCCGCACGATCCGCTCCTCGGGCCTCACCGTCGTGCTCATCGAGCACGACATGAGCCTGGTGATGAACGTGTGCGACCGGCTGGCCGTCCTCGACTTCGGCGAGAAGATCGCCGAGGGCCCGCCGGCCGAGATCCAGCAGGACGCCCGGGTCATCGAGGCGTACCTGGGGGTGGCCGAAGATGCTTCTTGA
- a CDS encoding ABC transporter ATP-binding protein, with translation MLLELSGVHVHYGKVEALKGISLTVEEGEIVTLIGGNGAGKSTTLKTISGLRPVTSGSIRFAGEDIVGVPAHRLVERGLSQAPEGRGIFPGMTVMENLEMGAYARKGGRSAVAADLDRVFELFPRLAERRSQAGGTLSGGEQQMLAIGRALMAGPKVLLLDEPSMGLAPMLVAQIFDIITEINRQGTTILLVEQNAAQALRRAHRAYVLETGRIVRSDTAAALLDDESVKAAYLGGDVGNGTAHTDHTD, from the coding sequence ATGCTTCTTGAGCTCTCCGGCGTGCACGTCCACTACGGCAAGGTGGAGGCCCTCAAGGGCATCTCCCTCACCGTGGAGGAGGGCGAGATCGTCACCCTCATCGGCGGGAACGGGGCGGGCAAGTCGACCACCCTCAAGACGATCTCCGGCCTGCGCCCGGTCACCTCCGGGTCGATCCGGTTCGCGGGCGAGGACATCGTCGGCGTCCCGGCCCACCGCCTGGTCGAGCGGGGCCTCTCGCAGGCCCCGGAGGGCCGCGGCATCTTCCCGGGGATGACGGTCATGGAGAACCTGGAGATGGGCGCCTACGCCCGCAAGGGCGGCCGCTCGGCGGTCGCCGCCGATCTCGACCGGGTCTTCGAGCTGTTCCCCCGCCTGGCCGAGCGCCGGTCGCAGGCCGGCGGCACCCTCTCGGGCGGGGAGCAACAGATGCTGGCCATCGGCCGGGCGCTGATGGCCGGCCCCAAGGTGCTGCTCCTGGACGAGCCGTCCATGGGGCTGGCGCCCATGCTGGTGGCCCAGATCTTCGACATCATCACCGAGATCAACCGCCAGGGCACCACCATCTTGCTGGTCGAGCAGAACGCCGCCCAGGCGCTGCGCCGGGCCCACCGGGCCTACGTGCTGGAGACGGGACGAATCGTGCGCAGCGACACCGCCGCCGCCCTGCTCGACGACGAGTCGGTGAAGGCGGCCTACCTGGGCGGCGACGTGGGCAACGGCACCGCCCACACGGACCACACGGACTAG
- a CDS encoding branched-chain amino acid ABC transporter permease, with product MVDQFWPQTLDGLTLGSIYALIALGYTLVYGVLRLINFAHSEIFMIGIFASLFAMHGLGIETSDPARTGVSLVLTLVTVLVVAMLASGLTALTMERVAYRPLRRHGAPRLAALITAIGISLFLQELFAARYGRDLLPFPRVLEKRQLADWGGANIRTDKVLVIVAALLLMLALDRFIARSRLGRGIRATAQDSETAALMGVDINRVVMLTFFIGGILAGAAGLLYGVFFETARFNIGFIPGIKAFTAAVLGGIGNIRGALLGGLLLGLLENWGATVLGGEWKDVFAFTVLVLVLLVRPTGLLGESLGRARA from the coding sequence CTGGTCGACCAGTTCTGGCCCCAGACGCTCGACGGGCTCACCCTCGGGTCGATCTACGCCCTGATCGCGCTGGGGTACACGCTGGTGTACGGAGTCCTGCGCCTCATCAACTTCGCCCACTCCGAGATCTTCATGATCGGGATCTTCGCCTCGCTCTTCGCCATGCACGGCCTGGGCATCGAGACCTCGGACCCCGCCCGCACGGGCGTGAGCCTGGTCCTGACCCTGGTGACCGTCCTCGTGGTCGCCATGCTCGCCTCCGGGCTCACCGCCTTGACCATGGAGCGCGTCGCCTACCGGCCGCTGCGACGGCACGGCGCGCCCCGTCTCGCCGCCCTCATCACCGCCATCGGGATCTCGCTGTTCCTCCAGGAGCTCTTCGCCGCCCGCTACGGTCGCGACCTGCTCCCCTTCCCGAGGGTGCTCGAGAAGCGGCAGCTGGCCGACTGGGGCGGCGCCAACATCCGCACCGACAAGGTGCTCGTCATCGTCGCCGCCCTTCTGCTCATGCTCGCCCTGGACCGCTTCATCGCCAGGTCGAGGCTGGGGCGGGGCATCCGGGCCACCGCCCAGGACTCGGAGACGGCCGCCCTGATGGGCGTCGACATCAACCGCGTCGTGATGCTCACGTTCTTCATCGGGGGCATCCTGGCCGGCGCCGCCGGGCTCCTCTACGGCGTGTTCTTCGAGACGGCCCGGTTCAACATCGGCTTCATCCCCGGCATCAAGGCGTTCACGGCCGCCGTCCTCGGCGGCATCGGGAACATCCGCGGCGCCCTGCTCGGCGGCCTGCTGCTCGGGCTGCTCGAGAACTGGGGCGCCACCGTGCTCGGCGGCGAGTGGAAGGACGTCTTCGCCTTCACGGTGCTCGTGCTGGTCCTGCTCGTCCGGCCCACCGGCCTGCTCGGCGAGTCCCTGGGAAGGGCTCGGGCATGA
- the larE gene encoding ATP-dependent sacrificial sulfur transferase LarE: MRGHPSLDALRDRLRALAPVVVAFSGGADSAFLAWVANDTLGDAAAAVTAVSPSLAPEEEADCRALAHEWGLRWAPVRTDELADPAYAANDGNRCYRCKTALLDALAPFTAAGATVVLGVNLDDLGDHRPGQLAAAERGCAFPLVDARYTKADVRAESARLGLRTWDKPAAACLASRVPYGTPVILGVLTSVARAESALRALGFAQLRVRHYGDLARIEVDQHDLARMVEQRDVVVASVRAAGYTYVTLDLEGFRSGNLNGALGGRP, from the coding sequence ATGCGCGGGCATCCGTCGCTCGACGCGCTGCGCGATCGCCTCCGCGCGCTGGCGCCGGTCGTGGTGGCCTTCAGCGGCGGGGCCGACTCGGCCTTCCTGGCGTGGGTCGCCAACGACACGCTGGGCGACGCCGCCGCAGCCGTCACCGCGGTGTCGCCGTCGCTCGCGCCGGAGGAGGAGGCGGACTGCCGGGCGCTCGCCCACGAGTGGGGGCTGCGCTGGGCTCCGGTGCGCACCGACGAGCTGGCCGACCCCGCCTACGCCGCCAACGACGGCAACCGCTGCTACCGGTGCAAGACGGCGCTGCTCGACGCGCTGGCGCCGTTCACCGCCGCCGGCGCCACCGTCGTCCTCGGCGTCAACCTCGACGACCTGGGCGACCACCGGCCCGGCCAGCTGGCGGCGGCCGAGCGGGGCTGTGCCTTCCCGCTGGTCGACGCCCGCTACACCAAGGCCGACGTACGGGCCGAGTCGGCCCGGCTGGGCCTGCGCACCTGGGACAAGCCGGCAGCTGCCTGCCTCGCTTCCCGGGTGCCATACGGCACGCCGGTCATCCTCGGCGTGCTCACCTCCGTCGCCCGGGCCGAATCGGCGCTGCGCGCCCTCGGGTTCGCCCAGCTGCGCGTCCGCCACTACGGCGACCTGGCCCGCATCGAGGTCGACCAGCACGACCTGGCGCGGATGGTCGAGCAGCGTGACGTGGTGGTGGCGTCGGTACGGGCGGCCGGCTACACCTACGTGACGCTGGACCTGGAGGGGTTCCGGTCCGGCAACCTGAACGGCGCCCTGGGAGGCAGGCCGTGA
- a CDS encoding chlorite dismutase family protein encodes MSSAHEPLTPSTGWGAVHLFCRAGPRVDTEAVRAAVKAAGTDDHQVVCFAVLGHKADLGFLALGPDLWRLRSFQTALVAAGLKVVDSYVSLTEVSEYAEGMPAELLRPRLYPQLPPEGMRAICFYPMSKRRAPGQNWYTLPFEDRQRLMHEHGASGRAFKGRVLQLVTGSTGVDDWEWGVTLFAVRPDDLKEVVHTMRFDEASAVYAEFGPFTTGLVADLDEVLAGVGLAG; translated from the coding sequence GTGAGTAGCGCACACGAGCCGCTGACCCCGTCCACCGGGTGGGGGGCGGTCCACCTGTTCTGCCGGGCCGGGCCCCGGGTCGACACCGAGGCGGTGCGGGCGGCGGTCAAGGCGGCCGGCACCGACGACCACCAGGTCGTGTGCTTCGCCGTGCTCGGCCACAAGGCCGATCTCGGGTTCCTGGCCCTCGGCCCCGACCTGTGGCGACTGCGGTCGTTCCAGACGGCGCTGGTCGCCGCCGGGCTGAAGGTGGTCGACTCCTACGTCTCGCTCACCGAGGTGTCCGAGTACGCCGAGGGTATGCCCGCCGAGCTGCTCCGGCCCCGGCTGTACCCGCAGCTGCCGCCCGAGGGCATGCGGGCCATCTGCTTCTATCCCATGTCGAAGCGCCGGGCGCCCGGGCAGAACTGGTACACGCTGCCCTTCGAGGACCGCCAGCGCCTGATGCACGAGCACGGGGCGTCGGGCCGGGCGTTCAAGGGGCGGGTGCTCCAGCTCGTCACCGGCTCCACCGGCGTGGACGACTGGGAGTGGGGCGTCACCCTCTTCGCCGTGCGGCCCGACGACCTCAAGGAGGTCGTGCACACCATGCGCTTCGACGAGGCATCGGCCGTCTACGCCGAGTTCGGCCCCTTCACCACGGGGCTGGTGGCCGACCTGGACGAGGTGCTCGCCGGGGTCGGCCTGGCCGGGTAG
- a CDS encoding branched-chain amino acid ABC transporter substrate-binding protein, whose protein sequence is MRRKALWRGLALALTATLVMTACGDDDEDTATGGTDTTAAAETVTIAFMGALTGDNANLGINIRDGIKLAIEEANAEGDGPTIALKEFDTAGDPAQAGTVKDQVIADDDVVGVVGPAFSGETKAVIPAFEDAGLAMISPSATNTDLPNVVPNSRVFHRIIADDSFQASGVAAYLANDLKPATVSYIHDNSEYGKGLTDDVVKQAGDKGIKAASAQPLILDPKAQDFSSTVNSVLSAKPGAVFYGGYYAEAGRLKKQLTDAGFTGTFVSGDGSLDPGFVDAAGAAAAEGAQLSCPCNLAFETSEGKLKEFYDAFKAEIGKEPGLYSPEGFDAANVLIEGIKAGNTDRESLLTWLEEDFESLDGVSKKVEFAENGNTTSRDFFVFQVKDGKLAPSTTVEVS, encoded by the coding sequence ATGCGCCGCAAGGCACTCTGGCGTGGCCTGGCCCTTGCCCTCACCGCGACGCTGGTCATGACCGCGTGTGGGGACGACGACGAGGACACGGCCACCGGCGGTACGGATACGACGGCAGCCGCCGAGACGGTCACAATCGCGTTCATGGGCGCGCTGACGGGCGACAACGCCAACCTCGGCATCAACATCCGCGACGGCATCAAGCTCGCCATCGAGGAGGCGAACGCCGAGGGCGACGGTCCCACCATCGCCCTGAAGGAGTTCGACACGGCCGGCGATCCCGCTCAGGCCGGCACGGTCAAGGACCAGGTGATCGCCGACGACGACGTCGTCGGCGTCGTCGGCCCGGCCTTCTCGGGCGAGACCAAGGCCGTCATCCCGGCGTTCGAGGACGCCGGCCTCGCCATGATCAGCCCGTCGGCCACCAACACCGACCTGCCCAACGTGGTTCCCAACAGCCGGGTGTTCCACCGGATCATCGCCGACGACAGCTTCCAGGCCAGCGGCGTGGCCGCCTACCTGGCGAACGACCTCAAACCGGCCACGGTGTCGTACATCCACGACAACTCCGAGTACGGCAAGGGCCTGACGGACGACGTGGTGAAGCAGGCGGGCGACAAGGGCATCAAGGCGGCCAGCGCCCAGCCGCTGATCCTCGACCCCAAGGCGCAGGACTTCTCGTCGACCGTGAACTCGGTGCTCAGTGCCAAGCCCGGTGCCGTCTTCTACGGCGGGTACTACGCCGAGGCGGGCCGGCTCAAGAAGCAGCTGACCGACGCCGGCTTCACCGGCACGTTCGTCAGCGGTGACGGATCGCTGGACCCGGGCTTCGTCGACGCCGCCGGCGCCGCCGCCGCCGAGGGTGCCCAGCTGAGCTGCCCGTGCAACCTCGCGTTCGAGACGTCGGAGGGCAAGCTCAAGGAGTTCTACGACGCCTTCAAGGCCGAGATCGGCAAGGAGCCGGGGCTCTACTCGCCCGAGGGCTTCGACGCGGCGAACGTCCTCATCGAGGGGATCAAGGCCGGCAACACCGACCGGGAGAGCCTGCTGACGTGGCTCGAGGAGGACTTCGAGAGCCTCGACGGCGTCTCGAAGAAGGTCGAGTTCGCCGAGAACGGCAACACCACCTCCAGGGACTTCTTCGTCTTCCAGGTGAAGGACGGCAAGCTCGCCCCGTCGACCACGGTCGAGGTCAGCTAG